AATAACGGTGCCAGTCTGTTAAAGTCTGCGCTGTGTTTTCCTATTGGGCTGACCATGAGGGCAGAACATGTGCGAGACAATGGGACGAAGTATGATGTGGATGATATTGCGTACTGGGAGGAGAATGTGACGCTGGGTGTGGATGTGGAGCCGGATTATCTTTTCGAGGATTCTGACGACGGTAAGCAGTTGATTAATCTGGGTGTGCGGAATGTGTGCTTTTTTGGGTCTACTGGTGTGCCTGTGTTGCCGCCGCCCAATTATGTGGTGCAGTTCAATAGCTGGATGATCAATGTGGAGGGGCGGATCGATGGGTTTACAGTTGTGGATGCAGATAATGAGGTACATCCGAACCCGATGTTCGGGCATGAGGCGCAGATTTATACTAGAAAAAGGCAACCAGTATATGACCCTTCAAATTTGTTACCAGTGGGAGATAATTTGCCAATAGAATTTAGTTTCACTACTGGAACGTTCATGATTGTTCCACCAAACAAATTAATTGGAGATCGTGAGGGTGGTATCACAGAAGATTCTGAAGACTATGGAAATATTTTTACTTAAGGATGTGAAATGATGAAAATTAAGATTTTGATATTTACGTTGTTTATATTTGCGAATTTAAATTTAGTTATTGCTGAACCGATTGAAAATGAATATGGAACAGTTAATGCATGGTTTAATGGAAAAGAGGCTACAGTTGAAAATGTTCAATTGAAAACATCTGAACCTATTGAAATAAAAGTAGAAGTAACATCTAAGGTAAAATGTCATGTTGCTACATATTTAGATAATCCTCTTGTTTCTAAGTCATATCAAGTGTTATCTGGTCCAAGTGAAATTGATAAACGCATAGATGCTTTGAATGTAGAACCAGGTTGGACAGAAACTTATACATGGATAATTGCTCCTACAGGTGAATGGACTAATGGAAATGCTCCCATTAATGTTTATGTACAATTTACTAAAGCAGTTGATGATTACGAATCAATAGATTTCACCATCGCCAATCCCTACATCCTCGACGAGCAATACTTAGGCCCCGCCCCCACCCGTACTACTTCTGACCCCTCGTCCACTGACCACCCCCCATCCCAGGGGTCGCCCGGATTCGGGGTGGTGGGTGCGCTGCTTGGGATTGCGCTTGTTGTGATGGCAAGGCGGAACTGAATCAATGGTGGTTCCGGGTACCCTGCCGGTGGCTGCGGCAGGGAACATTCGGCAGATGATGTGGGGAAAGCTAATAAGAACAGTGCCAGTCTGTTAAAGTCTGCAATGTGTTTTCCTGTTGGGCTGAACATGTAAGGCCGGACGGGTCGCATTTCGGGAAGGATGATCTTGCCTACTGGGATGAAAATTTGACGCTGGGTGTGGATATGGTGCCGGATTATCTACAGGATGATAAATTCTATGACCCGAAACAGGACATCTGGATAGATGCAGTGAAAATAGGTGATTAGTATATAGCCGATCCGGCCCAGAACCCATCAAGTGAAACTTTCATTCCACTTTAACTGAATTTTGTTTCGGTTTCAAACATTGCGGCTTTAATTACGGCATTGACAGCTTTTTAAGTGTGAAGACACGACTTAATCGGGCACCAAGTGCTTTCAGTAATTTGTAAATCTAAGGGCTTAGAAGTAAATTTTAGGGATAAGAAGAATTTATGGTTTTAAAGACGTTATGTGGGTTTTGCCAGAGGCTTAATTAGAAAGCTTAAGCTAATATCCGGTAATATGAAAAAAATAGAAAGCTAATATCCAATATGGAAGTAATTCCTATTAAGATCAGAGTTCACGCACAATATGGATATTAGCAAAAGGGATATAATGTTTTTTACCTGCATTATCCCCTTCAAGCGGGAAGAATACCAGGTATAGATCTTCATGTTTTACTTCAACGATCTTGGCTGATGTGGTCCAGCTGTCAAATATCGTGTTCCCTTTATCATCGATATAACGCTTGGTTTCAATTATATATTTCCTTTCAGACATGGTAATTTTTTCACTCCATTTAATTTGGATTTACAATAATTAGATACAACGCATTGTATAATTAAAGTTGCTAGTTGGTAATGAATATGACTCTCACTTTCCGCATGTAGATTTTGAAAACAAATTTGTTCATTAGATATTGAATGGTATCGATTGATTGTGGTTTTCTAAATTTTTGGACAAATGGTTCGAAAAGATGTATGTTTTTCTTCTGCCGAACTTGGGAAATCAGTATCAAGGGAATTTGGATCTGTTATCAGGGAAAGAAAAGATTAAGGAGAAAATGAAGGTTGCAAGCAAATGAAACTTTTGGATTTCAAGTCAAACGTTGCGATGGCACACCCAACCGCAGCAGAGCTGCGGGGCATGACGTGCCATCGCTTTGTAGTTTCGTTTTCATGCAAAAAACCACATGTTACCGAATTTTATAAACACAGTGGCATGCATGTTTTAACTCGGTCATATATGTTAATAAGTACTTCAGGTTAGAAGTTGTTACTAGGTTTGTCCCAACCGCAGCAGAGCTGCGGGGTATAACGATTGAGATAAAAAAACTACAATGCGACGGCATATCGTGACCTACAGTTCTGTTATAGTTGGGTGTGCCGTCGCAACGTTTGACTTTATCAAAGATTAGAGTTCACGTACAATATGGATATTACTGAATGGGATATTATGTTTTTTACCTGCACAGTCCCCTTCAAGCGGGAAGAATACCAAGTATTGTTCTTCATGTTTTACTTCAATGACCGTGGCTGATGCAGTCCAGCTGTCAAAGGTCGTATTTCCATCACCGCCGATATAACGCCTAGATTCTATTAGATATTTTCTTTCAGACATAGTATTATTTCACTCCATATAATTTGGATATTCAATAATTATAGACAACGTAATAGACAATAAAAGTTACCATGATAAACAGTATCATCGAATAACTTACCAACTTTCTTTAGGTTCATTTATCTTATTCGTTATACCCCACAGTTCTGCAGGCTGTCCGACAATTACTGGCAGTAATAATTTTATTCCTTCTTTTTTGATTTAAATGTCTAATTTTGTTTCTTTTTCTTGAAATTTTGAATTATCAGACATTCTGCTCTGCTGTGGGGAGCTTAATTTGTATGTAGGATAGAGGGGGCTATCTCATATGGACATATTGTTCGGAGATACTGGATAAAAATGCATGATTTTATATATTGTGTAAAACTATTGAATTTGTATAATATACATAGACAAATATTTCTATGGAGGTACCAGCGTGGAAGAAAAGCTTGACATATCCAGGATAGGTAACATAATTGAGCTGGATTCTTATAAGATTGACGAAACGCTCCAGAACGGTAACAGCACATTAGTCTCACCTTTGTTCTACAACAAAGGCGTTTACAGAGTAAGAAACAGCCAGAAAAAACAACTGGAAGATTTTGCTATAAACGTGGATAAGATAGAGGCGGCCACTTACCAGGGCCTTGTGGAAGAGTTCGGGAAGGAATGTGTGGACACCCACCTATGGGATGATGTCCCGGAAGGTTCGGTCATATTTTTTTATTCATTCAAACTGGAGACAACCCTGGTTGACCAGCATTCAAAGAGAATGACAGAATATATGGAAGCCTGATCCCATCTCTATATGGAAATTTGATCATATCCATGGAAGCCGGATTATATTTCACTGTGACCCAGTACGGTTTCCAGCAACATCCCTTCCACTATAATAGGCAGGTTTTTTTTTGCACTGTTGACAGCATTGGTAAGCTTCCATTCCTTTTCGGCATGGATCGTTAGTATGGGCTCGTCTTTCTCAACAGTCTCACCCTTCTTTTTATGGATCAGGACCCCTGCCCCTTTATCATTGGGCGCACCGGCCAGCCTGGCGATCTCAACAATGCGTTTATTATGGAACTCTACTACATATCCGTTGGTCGGGGCTACTATCTGTGCCGTTTTGTCCCCGATAGGAATATCACTTACAGTAACATCAGGGTTCCCGCCCTGTATCTCTATGATCTCGCGCAATTTTGCAAGTGCTTTACCTGACCTCAGGATCTCATAGGCCATGTTCCGACCCTCCCCCTTACCGGTGGCACCGCCCATCTCAAGCAACAGACCTGCAAGACCCACGCTTTTCTGGATAAGGCTGTTTGGACCCTGCATAGTTTCCAGCACTTTAAGGGCCTCCACTACCTCCAGTCCGGGGCCGACTGTCCTGCCTACAGGCGATGCACCATAGGTCATTGCACATTCAACCTGCATTCCCAGCCTGGCTCCAAGGTCGATAAGACCCCTGGCCATGGCCCTGCCCTCTTCCACATTCAATATCTTGGTTCCGGTCCCGGTAGGAATATCTATGACAACACAATCGGCACCAACAGCACCTTTTTTGGCCATGATACTAGCCAGCAACTGGCAGCTCGGGTCCAGCGACAGCGGGTATTCCACCCTGATCAGTTTATCATCAGCAGGCGCTATATTTGTGGCACCGCCCCAGACAATAACACCACCTACTTTCTCTGTCATGGATTTGATCTCATCTGCCGGGAATTCTACAGGGGCAAGTATTTCCATCAGGTCAGCAGTACCTCCTGCACCTGTAATAGCCCGGCTACTGGTCTTGGGTATCAGTAGACCGGCAGCTGCTACTATGGGTACAATAAGCAGTGATATCTTGTTCCCTGGTACACCCCCGATACTGTGCTTGTCCATGATCGGATGGGTATCAAACTCGATCTTCTCACCAGTAGTAATCATTGCCCTGGTCAGCCATTCGGTCTCCTGGGCAGGCAGGCAGTTCATGTGGGTTGCTGTTATGAATGCAGCCAGCTCAACATCGCTAAGATTCTCTTTTACGATGTCGTCAACCAGCTCGTAGATTTCTTCACGGCTGATCTTTTGGGCATTCATTATTTTCTTAATAGTTCTGACTGATGCAGGTTTTGTGGCAGGTGTGATATCAATGGTACCAGTCCCGCCGATGTGTTCCATAACCTCATGATATGCCCCCATAGTACCCTGGCTGATCATATCATCCGTAGTATCGACAATGGCAGTGAGGTACCCGTGGTCCTTGAGCCTGACCCTGTCCCCTGCCATTACTCCCAGTTCCCTTGCGTCCTGGTTGTTTAATACCACCTTGTGTTTGCCTACATTAATGTCAATTGATTGGACTGATAATTCCATGAAGTCACCATTTTAATAATTTAGTAATTTAAAATTTAATAAATTAATAATGAAAACATTACTATCCTGGGATATATTAGTCTATTGCAGCCTGTATTTCTGCGCCCAGTGTAGCTAATAAATGTTCCCGGACCGCATTTGCCTCAAAACTGGTCCTTTCTCTTGGTCTGGGCAGGTCGATACTGATCACTTCCTTTATCCTGCCGGGCCTGGCCGTGAACACAACCACCTTGTCTGCAAGGAATACGGCCTCATCCACACTGTGGGTAATGAACAGCACGGTTTTTTTCTTCTTCTCCCATATATTTAACAATTCATGCTGCAATCTGTTCCTGGTCTGGGCATCAACTGCTCCGAAAGGTTCGTCCATTAACAGTACTTTAGGGTCGTTCACTATTGCACGGGCAATGGCCACACGCTGTTTCATGCCGCCGCTCAGTTCATGGGGATAACTGTCAACAAACTTTGACAACCCAACATGTTCCAGACAGTTTCTTGCGATCTTTTCCCTTTCACTTTTCGGGACTTTTTTCAATTCGAGACTGAAGGTAACATTCTTAAGTACCGTCCTCCACGGGAACAATGAATATTCCTGGAATACCATACCCCTGTCGGGCCCGGGTCCTGTTATGGGCTCATTGTTCACGGTCAATGTCCCGCTGTCAGGTTTCTCAAGTCCTGCCGTAATCCTTAATAGTGTGGTCTTCCCGCATCCGGACGGACCAATGAAGCAGACGAATTCCTTATCAGCCACATCAAGGTTTATATCTGATAGTGCAACGACCTCGTCGCCTTCCTCGGTATGGTATGTTTTATTGAGGTTTTTTATTGAAAGCATAGCATAATCCTTCTATACAACAACCCCTGTCTGCCATTTCAGCCACCATTCCTGTACGATATACCTGAAAAGCCTGTCAATCACCAATGCGATCAGGCCAAGCACAAGCATATATGTCAGCACTATGTCCATATGGTGCAGATCGTTCCAGAACCATATCTTCCAGCCAAGGCCGTATTTACTTACGGCAAACAGTTCTGCTGCCACTACACACATCCAGCCCACTCCCATGCCCACACGAACACCAGTTGCAATCGCAGGCAGGGCCGCAGGCAGGGCGATCCTGAAGATCAGGTCCCTGTTTTTAATACAACCCAGTACCTTTCCCGATTCCACCAGGACCCTTGGTGTGTTCCTGAATCCTGTGTAGGTGTTCACAAGTATGGGGAACACCGCTCCCACAAAGATAACAAATCCTGCGGCATATTTTGTAAGCCCGAACCACATGATGGCGAAAGTTATCCATGCCAGTGGCGGGATGGGGCGTATTATCTCGATGATCGGGTCAACTGCCTTATCAAAGGTCTTGAACCATCCCATCATGATACCTAAGGGGATACCGACTGCAATGGCTGCTCCCATCCCGATGGCAAAATAGTTTAGGCTGGTAATTGTATCCCTGTATAGTTCGCCCTCACTGACAAGTTCTAAAAAAGCAGCACCTACTTCTGAAAAACTGGGCAGGATATATTTTTTATTGATGATCCTTGCAGTGATCTCCCATATAATGATAGCAGATGCTACGGATGTAATTTCAAGTATCCGTCTCCTTATATCCATGGATTGTACCATGCACCTAAAAAAGGGGTTAATGGATGAAGAGCTTTACTCTTCATCCATCTCAGCTATTATCTTATTGTAGAAACTCAGGTCGAACAGGTCATCCTGTGTCAGCAGTTTGTCCGTATATCCCAGGTCATACTGCACTTTGGCATATTCCAGTGCGGTAGCCAGTTCAATGTTAGGATCACTAACCCACTCTCCGTCCCAGTCCTGTATGGATTTGCTTGAGATATTATAAGGCACTCCGATATCATCTGAGAATATTTGGGCAGCTTCATCAGGATTATCTATAATATATCGGGTGGCTTTGATATGAGTCCTTATGATCTGCTCAACAATGACAGGGTGCTCATCGATCAGTTCCTGGGTGACAAGTACCACACAGCATGCATGATCGGGCCACATCTCACCGGATTGTACTACTACTCTGGCATACCCTTCTGACTCAATAACAGTGGGATTGGGGTGGGGCAGGAATACGGCATCCACATTACCTGAAGCCAGTGCAGTTATGGCAGGTGCACCGCCCATACCTAGAATGGTCACATCCTCCTTCGGGTCGATATCATTATCCAAAAGCCATTTCCTGAGCACTGTATCCTGCAGGGTACCGGGCGGGAAGGTAGCTATCTTGAGACCTATAAGGTCCTGTGGAGACTCATAAGGCAGGTCGTTTGCCAGCACCAGGTCTGAACCCTGTGTCTGTGCCCCGGCTACGATCTTTGCTTCAAGTCCCTGGTCTATTGCGGACAGCGGCGGAGTGGACCCCACATAAGCCACATCGATCTCACCTGCAAGCATGGCCAGCATTTCAGGGGCACCGGTCGCGAACAGTTTATCCTCGGTGGATGTAATGCCATAGGGTGCCAGGTCTTCCAGCCACCAGCCATTGGCATCTGCGGCCATGTATGCGATCTGGTGAGTACTGGGCTGGTACCCGAACCTAAGTTCGGTCAATCCGGTCGGTTCATCTTCATCTTCCTGGGGGGCCGTACATCCTGATACAAGGATTATTCCGGTTATTAGAATTGCGGCTAATATTTTCAATGGTTGTATTATCATTTCCAAACCTCTGTAACTTGATTCTATTATTCTTTAATGTAAAATCATGAATGGTATATATATAACCATTTCCAATTATCGGCTGTTTTGTGCACAGAAGTATTAAATAAATTGGTAATTTATACTATTGTGTTAATAAACGCTTGAACGTAACTGGAAATAAATAGGTGAAGCAATGATCGCAGCAGAAAAAGTTATTAAAGCAGCATTTGAATCAGACGAGATGTTCCAGGAAACTTTATCCAGGGTAATAAAGGATGACCTGAGAATGACTGCTGCAGAATTCAGTAAAGTTTCGGGAATACCTGCCAGTACGCTCTATAAGATACTATCGGGCCACAGGGATTCCAACATGAAGACTGTAAGGGAGATCGTGAAAACCATAAAGAAACTGGAAGGTGCTGAACATAGTGAATTTATTGCCGTTATTGCGGCCAGGCCGGTACTTGATGGCATCATTGAGAAAAAGATGCAGATAGACAGCCGGCTGATAACCATCCGCGAATATTCGGCCACGACTATGGAAGAGGCGATCGTGGCAGCCATAAGGGCAGAACAGGACGGGGCCACGGCACTGGTATGTGCCCCCATCGTAAGTCCAACAGTTGAAAAAGTGCTCACCATACCGGTTGCTACAATAATGCCAAGAGATAGCTTGATCGCTGCCATCGAGCTGGCCGCTAAAAAGATCAGGTAAACAGTTTTATTCCACGTTTTGAATTGATACCAGGATATCCTGATAGTCCTGCGCTTTATTGGTAAACCCTCTGTATTGGGATAAGATCATGCGATTCAATATATTGGATGCTGTCAGTGACCTGAAAGTCAAAAAATCCATG
The sequence above is drawn from the ANME-2 cluster archaeon genome and encodes:
- a CDS encoding sarcinarray family MAST domain-containing protein, with product MKIKILIFTLFIFANLNLVIAEPIENEYGTVNAWFNGKEATVENVQLKTSEPIEIKVEVTSKVKCHVATYLDNPLVSKSYQVLSGPSEIDKRIDALNVEPGWTETYTWIIAPTGEWTNGNAPINVYVQFTKAVDDYESIDFTIANPYILDEQYLGPAPTRTTSDPSSTDHPPSQGSPGFGVVGALLGIALVVMARRN
- a CDS encoding AMP phosphorylase, yielding MELSVQSIDINVGKHKVVLNNQDARELGVMAGDRVRLKDHGYLTAIVDTTDDMISQGTMGAYHEVMEHIGGTGTIDITPATKPASVRTIKKIMNAQKISREEIYELVDDIVKENLSDVELAAFITATHMNCLPAQETEWLTRAMITTGEKIEFDTHPIMDKHSIGGVPGNKISLLIVPIVAAAGLLIPKTSSRAITGAGGTADLMEILAPVEFPADEIKSMTEKVGGVIVWGGATNIAPADDKLIRVEYPLSLDPSCQLLASIMAKKGAVGADCVVIDIPTGTGTKILNVEEGRAMARGLIDLGARLGMQVECAMTYGASPVGRTVGPGLEVVEALKVLETMQGPNSLIQKSVGLAGLLLEMGGATGKGEGRNMAYEILRSGKALAKLREIIEIQGGNPDVTVSDIPIGDKTAQIVAPTNGYVVEFHNKRIVEIARLAGAPNDKGAGVLIHKKKGETVEKDEPILTIHAEKEWKLTNAVNSAKKNLPIIVEGMLLETVLGHSEI
- a CDS encoding ABC transporter ATP-binding protein, with protein sequence MLSIKNLNKTYHTEEGDEVVALSDINLDVADKEFVCFIGPSGCGKTTLLRITAGLEKPDSGTLTVNNEPITGPGPDRGMVFQEYSLFPWRTVLKNVTFSLELKKVPKSEREKIARNCLEHVGLSKFVDSYPHELSGGMKQRVAIARAIVNDPKVLLMDEPFGAVDAQTRNRLQHELLNIWEKKKKTVLFITHSVDEAVFLADKVVVFTARPGRIKEVISIDLPRPRERTSFEANAVREHLLATLGAEIQAAID
- a CDS encoding ABC transporter permease, with amino-acid sequence MVQSMDIRRRILEITSVASAIIIWEITARIINKKYILPSFSEVGAAFLELVSEGELYRDTITSLNYFAIGMGAAIAVGIPLGIMMGWFKTFDKAVDPIIEIIRPIPPLAWITFAIMWFGLTKYAAGFVIFVGAVFPILVNTYTGFRNTPRVLVESGKVLGCIKNRDLIFRIALPAALPAIATGVRVGMGVGWMCVVAAELFAVSKYGLGWKIWFWNDLHHMDIVLTYMLVLGLIALVIDRLFRYIVQEWWLKWQTGVVV
- a CDS encoding ABC transporter substrate-binding protein, with translation MIIQPLKILAAILITGIILVSGCTAPQEDEDEPTGLTELRFGYQPSTHQIAYMAADANGWWLEDLAPYGITSTEDKLFATGAPEMLAMLAGEIDVAYVGSTPPLSAIDQGLEAKIVAGAQTQGSDLVLANDLPYESPQDLIGLKIATFPPGTLQDTVLRKWLLDNDIDPKEDVTILGMGGAPAITALASGNVDAVFLPHPNPTVIESEGYARVVVQSGEMWPDHACCVVLVTQELIDEHPVIVEQIIRTHIKATRYIIDNPDEAAQIFSDDIGVPYNISSKSIQDWDGEWVSDPNIELATALEYAKVQYDLGYTDKLLTQDDLFDLSFYNKIIAEMDEE
- a CDS encoding transcriptional regulator, with product MIAAEKVIKAAFESDEMFQETLSRVIKDDLRMTAAEFSKVSGIPASTLYKILSGHRDSNMKTVREIVKTIKKLEGAEHSEFIAVIAARPVLDGIIEKKMQIDSRLITIREYSATTMEEAIVAAIRAEQDGATALVCAPIVSPTVEKVLTIPVATIMPRDSLIAAIELAAKKIR